CAGGTGGAACGAGACGTTCGTCTATCACGGGATCAGAAGGTCGGAGTTGAGGCAAAGGGCGCTGGAGATCACCGTCTGGGATTACGGGGAGTACGATACGAACGATTTCCTCGGCGAGGTTGTCCTGGAGCTGGCTACGACCTGCCTCGACGACGAGCCCGAATGGCACCAGCTGACAGGCCACGGGGAATACCATCACATTGGGTATGTGGAATCATCTACGGTAGACACTTAGGATGTTTCACTATTTCATGCCTCCTGAGATGAGACGCAATCGCTAAAACGCATTCGTTCGCTTGTTGCAATGAGAGACTAGGAGTGATTCCTTAGAGATTGGTGACTGACGAATACTCATTGCGCTTCTTAGTCGCTGAATGCAAACAACGAGTACCCGagtcttctagtgcttctgagaaAGGCTAGGGCTGCTGTAGGCGCGCAGCCACCCTTGTTTTCTTGTTGTTGTCCCGAGTGCTTAGGCTCGGGGAGAAGGAATCCGTCGACGGTCACGTGCGTTAGCCTAACCAACGATACGGGCGTAGACACGGGGCGCGTAGTGGCGGTTGTTCGCGTGTAAATAGCAAAACGAAAGCAAAAATAAGGGGGAAACGAAAGAATCCGTACTGTGATATCCGATTGGCGTacgcgtacacgcgcgcgcacacgcacaTTATATGTACATACGTAGGTAAGCGCGTATCGCGTCGATCAGCGAATCCGTTCGGCTGATTCTTTTTCACCTAGCGCTAGCGAGAAGAGCGTAGCGTGAGATCTAAATTTCGCGTTGCACAGATACTATCAGGAGCCCGATGACATGGTGATAACACCGGTGGACTGCCATCTCAGTCCACCGCCGACGACGTCGCGGCTGAGCGACTCTGACACTTCCGAATGCGATATCACGGACTGCGACGTCTCCAGGGAGCAAAGGAGAACAGCTGACGGTGCCAGTATAAGcagtatcggcagttcctccaGGTAAGAGCCATCCATCGAAAATCTCTCTACGGTCGCGCGTACCCGTGAGCTCCGCTCTCCCGCACCGGCGACACGACGCAACCCCTCCGCGCGCTCGATACGGTATTACGATCCCTATTGAAACCGGAAGGGGAGAGAAGAGCCGTGCTAGTTTCACGGCCGCAAAAACCGGCGGCCATGTTCCGATCGAGCGGAAACCGAGCCAGGAAACGTCGAGCCGGTGACGAGAAACGTTTAAACGAACGACAATACCCCGGAGGCTCGAGCCGTCGCTTACCAATCGCCGACGGACACGTCGTGGGACCGGAAACCGCGGATCCACATGGACCTCGTATATCGTAAGACGCAGACGGACACGTTTGGGACCGCCTCGTCTAACACGTTTCACTTTCTCCGAGGAGAGGGCTCGTTTAGTCGCATCTAcgcgtatatgtatatacatatatatacgtagAGACACCGCTACCACGTTTGCATGTAGATTATACGTAGAACACGCTTACGTATGGCTCTCTGTCGAGCGTTTCGTTCCGAAGTCAGAACGGACGGAAGTCGTCTTTTTAGCGGGGATTGTTTTCAGCGAGTGAAGACGACGGTGCTCGTCGCGAACCATGGAGAATGGGATGCGCAGGCAGGAACAGGACGACGACAGGATAAAGACGTGGGGGTGGTTTCGGAGCTCGTGCTCGATAGCGTGTCTCGCGTGTCCGACGCGAGCCGAGGAGGACACCCGCGAGATTAACGCGCGGCGGTGGCCCCGCGAATCGATCCAGGCGGGGGCCGTCCCACCGATGGGCGGCGGATAATTTGTCGGCGAGAGAGGAGCGGTCTGGAGCTGTGTCGTGCAAGGTTCCGCGCCGCTGAACCGGTGCATTTCGTCAGGAATTAATGGTACTTAACGGGAGCGGCGTGCTCGTGTCCTTGGCCAACGGGAATCGCGTAACTAATCTGCCTTAAGATCCCGTTTACAGGTCTCGTAACCGGCGCCGTAACTGTCCTCGTAATGGTTACTCCCTCGGTGGCGTGCGACGCGCACTTAATCGTCAATAACACGAGCCGGTGTCGTTGCTCGAGATTAGCCGGCCGTTCGAGCGTTCCGCGTCATGCGTCTTTTACCGCATCGTTGCGCTTCTTCCGGTCCCTCCAGGAGGGAACGTTCCTCGATTGCTCCAAAGTGCACACCGTAAAGTCATCGAATAAACTAATACGATACACGTGTCAACGGCAGACGTATTGAAATCAATCAGCAGCGTACGTCTCGCGTACTCCTGTCTTCTTCTGCTTCTCAGCCGCTCGCGAGTTACGCGTCGTGGTCGACTTCAGCCAGGTGGAAGCTTCGCAGTTGACGATCTCAAGAAAAATGATTACGGGGCGGAGTGTTTTTTTCGGTAACTCGCGTGAAACGGCGTCCTCGTGACGTAAAGCCGTCGATCACGACTGTCGAAAGATAGACGGAGACAATGCCAGGTGGCGGCGAGGGGGTGTGAATACGGGCGCAAGGAGGGAGTGGGTGGCGGGAACGGGACAGAGaattagagaaagagagacagagagaggagagaggccGAGAGCCAAGTTATAAAACTGGGCAACAAGCCAATTGACATGCCAGTTGGCCTGCAACCACCGCTGGCTGCGGAAGCCAGCCTCTAAGCCTCGTATCCATATTAATATTCCAACGATGACGTCCGATCGTTATTTGTGAGTGCAAAGTGCTTACCCATCGGGCCTTTCGATCCTTTATTTTTCTCGGCGAAAAACAAGGCGGGAAAAATAGGGGGGGATGCTTGTTGGCCGGTGAAAATAGACGGAACGAAGATACGGACTACGGCAAAGTGACGGGGGGTTGAACGAAAGGGGTGGAACGGAAAAACAAAGAGGAAACGAATCGAAGCCTACGGCTACGGACAGTGGTAACCGCGGCGAACGGCATGTCTAAACAAATGCACTTTGAACGAGTCGTTTAATAAAGTTTTTTGCCGTTTGCGCAGAGGGTCGCAATTCGTGCAATTTCCTCGAATTTCGTGGCCACCGGCGACTTTCGAATTCAGTGGATCGCGAGGGTAATCGGTCGTGGCCTGTGACGAGTTAATCGGTTGTCTTTTTAATCCTCGAGGATCGCAGGTTCTTACGGTCGCAAATAGTGTATATACCAGTCAaccatttctctctctctctccctcttcctctttctctctaacAACGAATGTCTGAAACAAGGTGCACGGTAAAAGTATGTGTGTTGTACGaaggaagaggaaaagaaaatgATGGAGTGTGCTCAGTGCGCGGGTAATTATAGAATCGTTGGTGCAGTTTGGATTGCTCGGTGGCCTTAATTCGAAGGCCGCTCAAAGAACTCCGGAAGATTGAAGATTCACGAGGTTACCACTTGGCCGTGCCGATGGAATGTCGAAGACGGGTGGAATCCGTTTCGCCTCGAGACCCGCCACTTTGTCCCGCCGCCTGTCTGTCTCTCGGTTACCATTTCCAGCTCTAATTGGTCGGACCTTTGTAAATTTATTCCGCGGATGACGCTCGGAATGCCGCGTCCCTCGAGAGCGTTCTCGATCGTCCGCGTCTGTACCCGCCGGGCGGACAGTAATGCGATCGCCGTACGGAAAGCACGATCCGCACCACCtcggctcgctcgctcgctcgctcgctcgctttcGTTTTGTAATCAATCCCCTTATCTGTCTGGAACCCTCTCCCACGATTCGAGAGTGCTCGAATAATAATAGCGGGGAAGTTTCCCGGGGACTCGTTGAAAATTGCACGGCACAGCGTCGGAATCCTGGTTAGGGAAGTTGTCTTCGTAGCAGTTCTCGGCTCGCGAAACTTTCAGACTGTTCAATTTTTCATCGCGCAGACGGGGATCGGTTTCCGCGACGCCTCGAGGTCGGCCAGGAATCTGTAGAAACGAATCGGAACGGCGCGTGCTTCATTAATCCAGACTGGCCTTAATCTCGATGCGTCGCTgaccaatttttttttttttttctttccgtgATCGTCACGCTCCAGTTCGGTCGACGGTGAAAGCGATCGCGTGCGCGGAAAACGCGCCGCGGGACGAATAATTGAAACATCCGGGCGACACCGGGGTGAATCGGTCGGCGCGCGGTGTGCAGATATTTAATAACCTTCAATATCGCCTAACAGGATTGTCCGAAAGGGTTTCACCGGTGGTTACATTAATAAATCCACCGAGTCGGCGGCCGCGACGTGTCGCACGATCAGATTACTCTCTCTTCTTTCACCGCTACGTTCTTTCAGCCCCTTATCGAGGGCACGTGTATCTTCTCCAACTTTCGCGCTGCCTCTCGCGAATCAAAGACACACCCACGCGGGGCGAAGCTTGTTTCTCGCCCTTTAAAAACGCGATCGACGATCCCAGCTCTGTTGATCGGAAGTAACGATAGATTGATAACTCCTCGCGGCTGGCGATAGCCAGCCCATTTGGTCGATTGATTTCCCTTGTTATTTACCTTTGTTCTGTTCTTTGCTTTTTAGGTTTCATAATATGCCGTCGAATTATAAGCGGTACGGCATTACAAGTTATTActtcttctctctctcacacatgAATCACGCAGATCACGCAACGTTCTCTTGCATCCTCACCGTTACGTCGACCAGCGTACCCCTTCGCGTAGATCGGCTCCTCTCGCAGGGTGTAACCGAGCGTAGGCACCTGTTCTTGCATAGAGAGTACGAAGGGGCGCATTTCGACGCGATCCCCCGAGCGATTGCGAAAACACGGAAATAGTAATAGCGAGAAGAATGAGCCGTGTCAAAGAGGCTAGAGCGCGTATCGCCAGACGTATTCCCACCTTTCCTCGAACACGGCGACGATTAACGACTTGCTTGAGTTTCGCGTCATTATCGACGAGAAACGACGCGAACGAACACCCACGATGCAAAATCATAGGAACGCGTCACCGTGCATCGACAACAGGAGGGTTGAAGAGATCGTTCCACGGCTCTGATTCGTCTCAGCGTCGTGATCAGACGAGTTTAATCCTTGGCCAGGTCGTCTCGTTATCGTCGACTAACCTTGTactaaaataatattcatcccaGGGCCTCTCTATCTATCCGGTGGAAATTCACGTGGGAATACGGTGGGGCTCGTTAAAACTACCGTAACCAATGACGCGTCTTCCAGACGTATTCGAGTTGCTCCCTTGCGTGTCGAGCTTCCATATAAAGCGACCGCAACGGCTTCGACTTTCCGTATTAGTCGCGGAGTCCGTACCGGAGACTGCCTCTCCCGGCGCACCCTCTTCGCGTTCCTCTGCTCGCACGTGGACCGTGCGGATCAGAAGAACGAGAGAATCGCACAGACCTCTCGAGCCGTTATTTCGCCCGCGTAGGAACCGTTTACGGTTCGTTTCTCGTCGAACGCCATCGCGTTTTCGCgatgagagagaaaaaaaaaaaaaaaaaaacaaaagactAGACTGCGAACGATGATAAAGTAAACGTAGAAAGAGTCGAGGCGAGCGCAAGGACCGATAGTTTGGCGCTGAGATTCAGTAGGTCACCGATCATGTAGGCACACGTAGGCGTCATCATATGTCATCGCTTCTTGCATCTCCCACGTTTTACGAGACTTTAGATTGCGCGAGGACATGGCTTTTAGTTACTTGCTTAGTGCAATACGCGATGCATCGGCCGGGGTGGCTCCGTTCCCTTCCTCCGCCCCTCTCGCTCCTTCCGTTCTACCCGTTCCCTCGCCTCCCACGAAAGCTTTCTAACCGTGGAAATTTGTTGGGCAACGTCCAGTTCAACGGGGACGTACCGCGACGCTTATTGGCGGCGCCCGTTGCCaggaaccggaacgatgactgTCAGTACCATCGTAACTCGTGGCGATTCGCGCGCGATCAATCTCCCGGACACGGTTCTGTATACGCATTTGGCTCCGCTGATCGGCCGCGGGACCATTGTTTACAGCAGCCAAGCCAGCCTTTCTTTAGCGAACAGCTTCTTGGCAACGGATACCGTGCGGTCCTTCCATACGCGGAGGACACCGCGGAGGAGACGGTTCGACCGCTGTCCGGCTTCGTTGGCAAGTAACTCGCGAGAGAGAACTACCCCGCGCGTGGATCGCGACGACATGCAGTGGCACGTTGCAGCAGATCGACCGATTCGCGAGCTGCTCCGCGTCCATGGGACGAGGTAACTCGCATTAGCATCTTGGATAGTGATTCGTTCCGGTGTTACGTTCGCGGTGAATTCGGTGAAGCAAGCATTTGACGCGTCGTCCGATCGATCGATTCTAATGCGAACGTTAAAAATGGGAGGGTGGGTGCGATCGTAGTAGCAACGAGAGGGAACAGTTGGTCTCTCGCGCTGTGTCCATCGTTTCTCGCGGCACCGGTGGTCGCGTAAATATTTGAGAAGGACGAGATTCGCCTAGCGGTCTTCCCCTTGGGAAACTTTGACTATCGATCACCGGATGGATCGCTTTTATCCCGGATCCGGAGACACACCATCTTCCGTCCGTTATTGTTTCTGCCACGTAGTAGAGTGTACTCGCATCCTGTGTTTTGGTTTGTCCGCTTAAACCGACGTTACGTTCGTTGTGTCTGACCGTCGGAAGTTACCGCCAGAAGCCACACGCGCAGCGTAGATAATGCATATTTGATACACGTACACGTATACGCGTGCAGGCGTATAGGTGTATGTAGAGCAACGCCAATGAGAACCAGCCTGGCCGCATGCACTCTGTAATCTAGCGCGAGATCACAGCACTCGCCTTTACCCCTCCGCCTATAAATAAAGTACCTATGCAAGCGTGACACGACGATCACTAATTGGCGAAAAAAATGAACGCATGCCGGAGCAGCCACTATTCCAGCCCCCCGCCGGAAAGGGAGCTGTGCGTCGACGGGGAGCATCGAAGTCGAAGGGACATGTCGCCGCAGGGGCGTAAACGGGCCGCCCTCATGATACGGGATCAGCCGGCGTCTATTTCTGGTTACCAGACCTATCGCAAGGTGAGTAGCTGCGTCATTTTCACCGGTTTCCATCCTACGCCCACGGTAGGCGTGTTTTCTTTCCGTGAATTTAACGATCGTTCGGCCATAGATTTCACCTCTGTCGGAGCGTCTTCCGTCGAGCACACCGGCAGAGGCGCGTACGTGTTCAAGTCGAATCGACTCCACCGTCTATTCTCGTACGACTATTCGGACGCGTTCGCGTGCATGGATCATCGATTAGTTTTTACGCCACATCGCGCGGCGTTAGTTTCAAAATCCTCTCTAATCCCCAGGACGATATTCACGGGATGATGGGCCACAGATCGCACAGCGCAGCGCCCATGGACTCGCCTAGCCTCCGGTACCGTGGACGGTCTCAAAGCCCCACCGGTCATCGCTCTCTGTCTCCGCCCGAACACAGATCCATGCCCTACTCGCACGGCTACGTTCCACCCAGGTACCAACTACTTAACGATTATCATCGAACGACGAGCCTACGCGCGGCTAACGGAACCACGAGAATTTCCATGGAACGCGATCGTTCGCTTGCGTTACAGGTTCAGCTCGAGATCGGCCACAGCCACGCCCACCGGTAGTCCCAAGAAGAGACAGCTACCTCTGATCCCGATGGCTCTCAAGGAAAGGGCCGTGCAGGACCTCGAGGAGCGAGCTAGATTCATGAGACACCGCACTAGGCAGGTGCACTCCACGTACACGAGTTCCGGCATGGGAGGTGggtttaatttctatttttacgTACCGGCTGGATTGTTAATTCGAAACTTTTGGAATGCGCGATATGAGAGCGGGTGATGAAAGTTCGCGAGGGAATCCGCGCGACCTAATTGACCCTGTTCCCGACATTTTCGACGGAACTTTGCAATGGGATATTATTAAAGGGCGGATATAACATTTCGTATCGCGGGACATATAAAATTGGCCACGATTTAGGGAACGATATTGCGAGGAGTACACCGTTCTGCTCTGCGAATCTTTGAAGTGGCGTCTCTTCGCGGTGATGAAAGAGACGTACCTCGAGAGACGATGCACCTTCAAAGGAGGCGATTTCCATTTTTCAGGTTGGGAAAGACACTACAGCGGGCTGTCGGACTCGGATCTGCCCTCGATAGATCAGGATCCGTTATCTTTGCCGCACACTTACCGAATGCACAGACCGCGAAGGGGACACTTGAGTCCCGACAAAGACGTACTTGGAGATCTCGGTGACTCCGATATGGAGAGTATAGCCTCCGTGACGAGCAGTGCCTTCAGTACGCAATCGGAACGACCACGTGCCTCCAGGGGACTAATGTGAGTATAGTTCGATGCCATTCTTTACTCTTAACTATTCGAGTCGATGACCTTGCATTTCAAAGTCAGTGTACAAAGCAAAACGAGTTCCATAGAGAAGAAAGTATCCCTTTAGAGGAGACAGCCATCCATTGTACCATTTTTTACGTGACACTCGGGCGAATCGTGTCCTCCACCCGTGCGCCTCTACGTCCCAACGTTTCTGTTCTCCGTTTCCCACCGATTTTCTACTCATTTCATAGTTCATCCACGCAACTCTAGCTTGAGCCTCCACTCTCGTTGCCAAGTAAAAAAATTGTCGTTACGCTCGTCGATGGACCATGTACACCGCGCGCAGAATGGAACATTTGATGGCTTACCTTCTCATCGACGATAATCCCTGAATTAAATGGACATTGCCGAATGAAATGACACCCCGTAGCTGCACTGTCTCATCTCCCCCCCGCCTGCTTGTTAGGTCCCCCAAAAACATACATCCTCCCGCGCTCTCTTTCGaggaactctctctctctctctctctctacctacGTTCTAGTTGGCTAGACTGCACCTCCTATGCACCGTGTCAATGTCCATTTAATATTGTCCCATTCTAATAAAGCAGGGATTAGTGCGTGGCGTTGGTCGAACGGCTAGGTCTACCTACGTTTAAACACGTCACAAATTACATATATGTACGTTGTGTGTGTATAAATCACGAAGAGACTAATCAATCGTCGCACGTCCAACCtgcatttatatatgtatatatatttgttCGGCGAGTGACAAATGcaacaaaattctctctctgtaCCGTTTCTAATCTCTCGTTacaaaaaaaaatgcaaatgaatAAGAAACGTgaacgaaagaaagaaaaaaactcAGAAACGAAACCGGCCAAAAACCATGTATAAAGTATACCGAGAATACGAGACGTAGAAGAAATAGAAGGAAGAAGAGAAATAAAcgcgttcgatcgatcgcgaacgtgcGAGTAGAGTCTTTGTTTGTTCTTTGATAAATGTctaatgaaaagaaaaaaaaaataaatatgaaGAATGGGCTAAAAAGAAATCGTTAATCTAACCGCAGATGCGCTAAAACTCTATATGAAAAACATTGTTTGCAGACCGACAGTTAAAAACGTTTTAATACCCGGTGTCATATCCCCTATGCCCCTGCCCCCTAGGCGCAATAGGCGCAGGCACAGACTTAGGGTACCCTGCAGCGAATGTCACTGTCCGAACAACAATCCCACCAAGCCCAGGAGCAACAACCCCAGCAAGCACAATCCCACCCCGCATCCCCTCGTACGGAGCAAGTCCGCAGTGGTGCGCTCGTTGTACAGAAAGATGCGTACGCCGTTCACGAGGTCGCAGACCGTCGACGAGAACATGCTGAGATATTACAGCCCGGAGACCAGCGAGTACAGCGTCTCCGAGGGGTACATACTCAAGCCAGAGGAGCTAACCGGTAGCTCCAAGAAACGTATACCGGAGATATACGTCGAGGATTGCCTTCAGGTCGACTTCAACGATCGTCTCATCGAGAAGTTTCGCGACAGGTACACATCGCCCTACATGCTGGACCCGTTAACGCGTAGACGGTCCCGTAGCTGGCAGGACCGTGCCGGCAGAACCGCGAAATCTAGACACCACTTGTTCTCGAGAGGCCTGCACGACGTTACGGACGATCACGGGATCATTAGGAACCTAGACGTTAGCTTGCGACCGCGTAGATCTTTTTTATACACGAAGGCTAGGAGCTTCGACTACGACGTGCTGCACGACCACTACGCCGACCGTTTCGGTATCGGAGTACGCGCGGGCACGCTCTCCCGTAGAGCAAAGAGTTTCGAGTACGATACCATATCCAGCAACATATTCAGCGACGACAGCCTGAGAACGGCTCGTAGAAAGCTGAAGAAGAACATGGCCATCAACGACGCCGGCTACGGCGACAAGATACCGGCGTTGGGCGATCAGAGTAAATCGTACTTCGACTCGAACGGCGACGACAAGGTGCCCAAGATTCTGCTCGACCGTGAGAAGAATTACGACTACATGATCAAGCAGGATCACAAGCCGTTCTACGGGTACGATTCCGAGTTCAGCTGCGGCGAAACCGAGATCTATATGCCGCGTTTCGATAAACGGAACATCGATACGTTGGACCTAGCGAGCAAGGGTTACCACTCGTACGAGCTGTCCGAGGAGAATTCCTTCAGCAGCGACGATCAGGTCGGCCTGCGGAACGTCCTTGGCCGCGAGGACCCCACGAAACGGAAGTACAGGGACTCGACGTTTCAGGAGCACGACTCTCTGTTCGCCAGAGACATATCGGAGAAACGAACGAAGAACCTCGACAGCGATATCTGCGAGGCGACTAACGAGCACATTTACTGCAGCATCGACGAGGCGCTGTCCGCGGAGGCTTACGCCCGGGACAGAGGCGCCGTGTCCGATTTAGAGCAGTACGACAATCAAAGGATAGCGGGTCGTTCGCGCAGGCGAACGAAGAGCAGCGACTCCTACTTGGAGAACGGCTACGACGACGGTTACGACTGGAACGTCGAGTACGACGAGGGGTTCGTCGACAGAGGAAGAATGGACGATTACGATGAACGGGTGTACGACTACGAGGATCGAAACGTTCCAAGAGCCGACGCGAGGATGTACGAGGATTATTACGACAGAAGGGAGAGCGCCGGTCGGAGTGGCAGACGGAAGAAAAGATCGTCGCAGTACGTCGAGAGCGAGTACATATCCGACGGTTACCGCGATTATCGTTCCGCGGAGGAGTACGATTACCAAACGCACAGTGGTCCAGAGTGTGGTCGAGCGGACGTGTACCTGGACAACACGATACCACGAAGGAGACGAAGGAGAAGCAGCAGGAGGGGCAGCAGGGACGTCGGTACGGCCGTCTACGAGAACCTGCCACCGTACCGCGACACCCTCACGTCCGTCAGGAACACCCTCACCGTTCCAACGTTCTCCGAAAGCAAACGATTGATGCTGCATCGAGCAGAGTCGACGCCGATTCTACGCTCCGACGAGGAGCTGAGCTCCTCGGATAGAGCGGAACGGGCTAAACGGCTGTCGCGCCGGAAACGGAACAGCAGCTGCCCCGAGGCGAGGGAGCTCCGTTACTATGACCCGACGCGAAGAAAAGACGAAGAGAGAAGTACGAACTTCATACTTGACTCGGACGAGGATTTCGGCTCGATGGAGACGGTCGTGTGCGCGGACTGCTTTCGTCAGAAGAACGCGGCGATGGTTAGCGAGGGTAGCAGTAGACCCGTTTACTACGGGACCGAGCAGATTCGCGAGGGTTACGCGGAGCCAAGGTACGAGTACGAGGACGCGCAGGCACGTGATTATCCGGAACCATGCGAACTGGTTAGGTCGGGATCGTTACGTTCGTCGCAGGCGTATCGCGGTAGGCGTAAGAGTAGCTGTCCCGAGTGTCGCGAGTTAGCGATGTCCTCCGAGTTAGGTAGGTCCGGGTCGTTCTCGCGTAAGAGCGACGAGAGGAGGCCGTCGTTAGAGTCGAAGTATAGGTACCGTAGGCGAAACAGCAGTTGCCCGGAGGCTAGGGACCTCGAGCTGCTCGAGAAGAGGCAGCAGCAGCAACGCCAGCAACAAGCCCAGCAGCACCCGagtcaacaacagcagcagggtAGTAAGAGGAACGTAGCGATCAGCGACACCCTCGAGTACTACGAGTACTCGATGGAGAGCGAGAGCCAGTGCAGCGAGAACTGCGGATTTGGCCCGTGCGATCCGCGTAGGCCCCGTAACCGAGCACCCCACCCCGGTAACGCTAATTCAAGTCTCTTTGATTCCCAAACCGCTACCTCCGACACTGCTAAAAACTACCACCCACGGGCCGTCGATCACCACGAAACCTCACGAAACACGAAAACGTCGCCGCGCGGCTACGCCGACGAAACCGCCGTTGCCACGACCTCCCCGACGTCGTCCACCCGGCGGCGTTCGCGGAAAAAAACCGCCGCCGTCGATGAACCACGCGACGACGACGCGCGGGATCGCCGATCCTCCTCCATGCCCGAAAGCAGCGAGTACACCGGCCAGTCGAGCTCCTACGAAAAGACGTCCAGGAGCCAGCCGGACGATAACGAGCACGACGACCATAAGAGGGGTCAGTTCACCAGGAGTCTCAGCAACACCGACGCGCCACAGGACGACAAAGTTGGTGAGTGGACGTTTGCGTTACAATTGTGTATCGATGTCGCAATTCTAGTCTATCTTTTTCTCTCGCCCAACTGTTGTCGCGTTCACGTAATTCTCGTTCGTCAGATGGCAGTTTGAGCGACACGGCGATCGGCTTGAACGTCGAGGACTCCGCGAGAAGGGGTCGCAAGAGCTCGCCCGGCAGTAAAAGCGGAAGCGGAAGCAGCAGCGGCGGCGGTAGCGCAGTGCAGTACCAGTCGGGCCTCGGGAAGAAGAGTAGCAGCACCAGCCAGCTGTCCGCCACAGGTAACACATCGTCACACTAGTCGTTTTTGCTGATTCCACGTCTCGAACGTTGCGTGCGCGCGATGCATTGTTACTTTGCCCGGTAAATACCGATGCATTTCAAGAGCGGTCACGTGAAAGCGATTCGATTACGCGCCATACCTATTCTAACGCGATTACTAGTCTATCTTCTCTGTCTACTTCTTTCTATCTTGGCATCTTAATCTATATAGTCTGTCTCTTTGTAATAT
This sequence is a window from Xylocopa sonorina isolate GNS202 chromosome 6, iyXylSono1_principal, whole genome shotgun sequence. Protein-coding genes within it:
- the Rim gene encoding rab3 interacting molecule isoform X10, which produces MAAVPDMSHLTPEERSTIEEVIIRQKQEEEKENEIMRRKQDEVKILEERIRACSEKHKKAGVELHATCHICLKTKFADGVGHICNYCSIRCCARCGGKVTLRSNKVIWVCILCRKKQELLSKTGQWMTKAGLSAGENAMMLRGMQDMQVGGPPGLVDQTQDKRPKLERARSAAEKENLPLLLRSGSLLRRQYSQQEQDQNTDLAMTYGQPTVEAGPPRSVVHPPQQHSVHQTQSAHPQQPVAGQGGLQQQRSFSSSEEDRSTPECASDEPDECEKGKGYYHHTGGPTSMSGGGRRQNGPQNGHHNTAAMTIEYNGHHPPREPRKEESTLVRRSFRRSADEWRADSRRFTERRGKKTVRFDGGTNVGGPQEDWSWEADRQGSQDSATKDSGIDTSSTFTSSEDSNRGDLPKHPLSWQVSRDGQKIIGHMVLRKQTGTGSSSSILGLKVVGGKLLEDGSMGAVIEKVKKGSTADIEGQLRPGDEVIKWNGRSLQGKAFREVYDIIAESRQDSEVELLVSRNLSPTTGPATMPAGPTPTTPMASRRIAAQTQWRQKHPETISGPQQPHHKGLKKCILWELYDARREKPSVLVTSPGSPDLHAQGRARHLRHTSGNANVGGSLQVKLSFDPMALRLIVMLICATELTPRSNGQPRNPYAKIFLLPDKSEKSKKRTKTLANTNDPRWNETFVYHGIRRSELRQRALEITVWDYGEYDTNDFLGEVVLELATTCLDDEPEWHQLTGHGEYHHIGYYQEPDDMVITPVDCHLSPPPTTSRLSDSDTSECDITDCDVSREQRRTADGASISSIGSSSRFHNMPSNYKRHYSSPPPERELCVDGEHRSRRDMSPQGRKRAALMIRDQPASISGYQTYRKDDIHGMMGHRSHSAAPMDSPSLRYRGRSQSPTGHRSLSPPEHRSMPYSHGYVPPRFSSRSATATPTGSPKKRQLPLIPMALKERAVQDLEERARFMRHRTRQVHSTYTSSGMGGWERHYSGLSDSDLPSIDQDPLSLPHTYRMHRPRRGHLSPDKDVLGDLGDSDMESIASVTSSAFSTQSERPRASRGLIPTVKNVLIPGVISPMPLPPRRNRRRHRLRVPCSECHCPNNNPTKPRSNNPSKHNPTPHPLVRSKSAVVRSLYRKMRTPFTRSQTVDENMLRYYSPETSEYSVSEGYILKPEELTGSSKKRIPEIYVEDCLQVDFNDRLIEKFRDRYTSPYMLDPLTRRRSRSWQDRAGRTAKSRHHLFSRGLHDVTDDHGIIRNLDVSLRPRRSFLYTKARSFDYDVLHDHYADRFGIGVRAGTLSRRAKSFEYDTISSNIFSDDSLRTARRKLKKNMAINDAGYGDKIPALGDQSKSYFDSNGDDKVPKILLDREKNYDYMIKQDHKPFYGYDSEFSCGETEIYMPRFDKRNIDTLDLASKGYHSYELSEENSFSSDDQVGLRNVLGREDPTKRKYRDSTFQEHDSLFARDISEKRTKNLDSDICEATNEHIYCSIDEALSAEAYARDRGAVSDLEQYDNQRIAGRSRRRTKSSDSYLENGYDDGYDWNVEYDEGFVDRGRMDDYDERVYDYEDRNVPRADARMYEDYYDRRESAGRSGRRKKRSSQYVESEYISDGYRDYRSAEEYDYQTHSGPECGRADVYLDNTIPRRRRRRSSRRGSRDVGTAVYENLPPYRDTLTSVRNTLTVPTFSESKRLMLHRAESTPILRSDEELSSSDRAERAKRLSRRKRNSSCPEARELRYYDPTRRKDEERSTNFILDSDEDFGSMETVVCADCFRQKNAAMVSEGSSRPVYYGTEQIREGYAEPRYEYEDAQARDYPEPCELVRSGSLRSSQAYRGRRKSSCPECRELAMSSELGRSGSFSRKSDERRPSLESKYRYRRRNSSCPEARDLELLEKRQQQQRQQQAQQHPSQQQQQGSKRNVAISDTLEYYEYSMESESQCSENCGFGPCDPRRPRNRAPHPGNANSSLFDSQTATSDTAKNYHPRAVDHHETSRNTKTSPRGYADETAVATTSPTSSTRRRSRKKTAAVDEPRDDDARDRRSSSMPESSEYTGQSSSYEKTSRSQPDDNEHDDHKRGQFTRSLSNTDAPQDDKVDGSLSDTAIGLNVEDSARRGRKSSPGSKSGSGSSSGGGSAVQYQSGLGKKSSSTSQLSATECGIGGIFVGSGVAEARAGLSSRKRNSTPSSIQRSEEIVPYQRFEPGRQSGSLASDTAGSLNSISSSEGSSWSPSLRMTGETGQLRDFIEDLGPGQVVGRQALGARCLGEIQLSLTQKKGYLEVEVIRAKDLKPKQGTKAIPAPYVKVYLVNGKKCIAKAKTAAAGRKTLEPFYQQSLAFRENCRGCILQVTVWGDYGRFEGRKVFMGIAQIVLDELNLNELVFGWYKLFGNISLVSGPPSVALSRRSSATSLESFKI